A region from the Aphis gossypii isolate Hap1 chromosome 1, ASM2018417v2, whole genome shotgun sequence genome encodes:
- the LOC114121594 gene encoding beta-1,4-N-acetylgalactosaminyltransferase bre-4-like, translating into MSILPPSRGKILFGLGITCLLVQFLYVSYYNETRRLDNFIATTTQEYFPSTNPVPITRLNLSGIQTMFYNNVQTEETKDKNLLTPCPQTPLALNGTVRLLVPSQETLEEVAQELSWLRFFEDGRQMPLDCQAKYTIAIIVPYRNRLANLCSFLLNMHPFLTKQQLDYTIFIVEQFDDGLFNRAMLMNVGFTEALKLHDFDCFFFHDVDLIPENDRNIYSCPDQPRHMSVAIDKFNYRLPYEDLFGGVIGMSRKHFQLVNGFSNMFWGWGGEDDDMASRVKAHDLNITRYHPDVARYHMLTHAPQKANPKRYEKLFSGRKRFKTDGLNNLEYRVKALKQLPLFTYLLVDLTSRRS; encoded by the exons ATGTCCATATTACCACCCTCGCgtggaaaaattttatttggacTGGGTATAACCTGCTTACTGGTACAGTTTTTATATGTCAGCTATTACAACGAAACACGTCGTCTTGACAATTTTATTGCAACGACAACACAAGAATACTTTCCGTCGACCAACCCTGTGCCAATAACTCGCCTCAATCTTTCCGGTATTCAGACTatg ttttataataatgttcaaaCTGAAGAGACAAAAGATAAAAATCTTCTCACGCCGTGTCCACAAACTCCACTTGCTTTAA atggAACAGTGCGTTTACTTGTACCTTCTCAGGAAACATTGGAAGAAGTCGCGCAAGAGTTATCCTGGCTTAGATTTTTCGAAGACGGACGCCAAATGCCTTTAGATTGTCAAGCGAAATATACGATTGCAATTATAGTGCCTTATAGAAATCGACTAGCCAACCTTTGTTCATTCCTTTTAAATATGCAtccatttttaacaaaacaacaGTTGGATTACACTATATTCATCGTAGAACAATTcg ACGATGGACTATTTAACCGGGCGATGTTAATGAACGTTGGGTTTACCGAAGCGTTGAAGTTACATGATTTTGACTGTTTCTTTTTCCATGACGTAGACCTTATACCGGAGAATGacagaaatatatatagttgtcCCGATCAACCAAGACATATGTCAGTAGCTATTGACAAGTTCAATTACAG GCTGCCATACGAGGACTTATTCGGCGGAGTGATTGGCATGAGCCGAAAACATTTCCAGCTTGTCAACGGTTTCAGTAATATGTTTTGGGGATGGGGCGGCGAAGATGATGACATGGCGTCTCGGGTCAAGGCACACGACCTAAACATCACCAGGTACCATCCAGACGTGGCACGTTATCACATGTTAACACATGCCCCACAAAAGGCTAACCCAAAAAG GTACGAAAAATTGTTCAGTGGCCGGAAGCGATTCAAAACGGACGGACTTAACAATCTCGAGTACCGGGTAAAAGCGTTGAAACAATTGCCGCTGTTCACATATTTGCTGGTCGATTTGACCAGTAGGCGCAGTTGA